The proteins below come from a single Acaryochloris sp. CCMEE 5410 genomic window:
- a CDS encoding TrmH family RNA methyltransferase, which yields MQFSFILVESEVPENLGAAARALNTMGHTDLRLVRPRCDRNSEKAQVLAHGSQAVLNAAPIYQNLSDALHDIDFACATTARHRYEKYQYISVREVPQRLQAKGENLQQVAFVFGGERSGLNRQDIDCCDLITTIPQGNPHPSLNLAQAVMVYSFMLSESAVHIKDQRLNRTPMPPLEYANLKHSSLQLMERIGLAERYQKYVTRGLARLGSEDLYLLHNIRACIDRTLDCLEAKQGNHHHADP from the coding sequence ATGCAGTTCTCATTTATCCTGGTTGAATCAGAAGTTCCAGAAAACCTCGGGGCTGCCGCCCGAGCTTTAAATACCATGGGCCATACGGATTTGCGGCTAGTGCGACCCCGATGCGATCGCAACTCTGAAAAAGCCCAAGTCCTGGCCCACGGCTCCCAAGCCGTCCTCAATGCAGCCCCCATTTATCAGAATTTGTCCGATGCGCTGCATGACATTGATTTTGCCTGCGCCACCACCGCCCGCCATCGCTATGAGAAGTATCAGTATATTTCCGTCCGGGAGGTGCCCCAGCGCTTACAGGCAAAGGGAGAGAATCTGCAACAGGTTGCGTTTGTGTTTGGGGGAGAACGGTCTGGCTTGAATCGCCAGGATATCGATTGCTGCGATTTGATCACGACCATCCCTCAAGGGAATCCCCATCCGTCCTTGAACTTAGCTCAGGCAGTGATGGTGTACAGCTTTATGCTGTCTGAGTCGGCGGTACATATTAAAGACCAACGCCTTAATCGTACCCCCATGCCCCCGCTAGAATATGCCAATCTCAAACACTCCTCCCTTCAGCTTATGGAGCGCATCGGCTTGGCCGAACGCTACCAGAAATACGTTACTCGCGGTTTGGCCCGATTGGGTTCTGAAGATCTCTATTTATTGCATAATATTCGAGCCTGTATTGACCGCACCTTAGATTGCCTGGAAGCCAAGCAGGGGAATCATCATCATGCCGACCCCTAA
- a CDS encoding DUF4282 domain-containing protein, whose translation MASRKGFFAKLFDLSFSEFIAIQIAGVLYGIGILFIGLTALGILFAGLSQGALPAIGALIIAPLAFVLYVIFFRIVLESFIASIRTAENTSRIANSINR comes from the coding sequence ATGGCTTCTCGAAAAGGGTTCTTTGCTAAGCTCTTTGATCTGTCCTTCTCCGAATTTATCGCGATTCAAATCGCAGGAGTCCTTTATGGGATAGGAATTTTATTTATTGGTTTAACTGCTTTAGGCATTTTATTCGCAGGGTTAAGTCAAGGTGCCCTACCCGCCATTGGCGCTTTGATTATTGCACCACTCGCCTTTGTACTGTATGTTATTTTCTTCCGAATTGTTTTGGAATCGTTTATCGCTTCAATTAGAACCGCTGAAAATACTAGCCGAATCGCAAATTCAATTAATCGCTAG